The Apostichopus japonicus isolate 1M-3 chromosome 10, ASM3797524v1, whole genome shotgun sequence genomic sequence tttgaAAGTAAATCAATGGCAGGTTCCTCAACCAAATTTTCGCTCGGCAAGTTCATCGGTGACGATTGACCGTACTTTCGTTTCGTTGATGCTTCACGGTTATTATACGTAGCGGACGAATGCGAGAACTGATAGCCAACCACCTCGGTATCGTTAGTTTTGCGACCACAAATGTGTCGATAGAAGATAGCTTTAAACCCTTGCTGAAATTGTCTATATTTCCATGCATAAATAAATGGGTTGACAGACATGTTCATGTAAGCTAGCACAAGCGTAAAATCGTGCCACGTAGTACCTAGTTGTGCTTTTCCAATACTAAAGAGGAAAAAGGTCATGTGATTCGGCAACCAACAGAGGCCAAACATGACAAAAACTGCTAATAACGTAAATGTTAAGTTGCGTCGTAGTCTTTGTGAAGAGTTGATTTGCTTTTGTCCTGTCCTTCCTTGGGAAGATGACGCCTGCGCAGATGAGCTATTCGTGCTGGCTTCCATTGGCTGTTCTGACGTCACAATAATAGGGGCGTTGCTGTCACCCTGACCAGACGGATGTTTACTAGAGGAACTGACCAATGAGATTGGTTTCTGTGGTACAGCTAAACTTGCCATCTGGCCTTCTGTCTTTGTCTTCGTTTGATTCTGCGAGAGATGACCTGTGCCGTGAACGCGCCTCTGTTGATGACGTAAGGCGGCCATAATGCATATGTATAACACCGACATTAATACAAAAGGAACGAAAAATTCCCAAACGATAATCACAAATCCCATGATGAAGGCCGAACGGCGCTCGAGATGCTTCATACAGATTCCATTCTCATTGTAATCGAAGAAAATTGGATAATAAAAGTGAACGAACGGCGCCACGATCCAACAGAATAAAATCATATAAAGCGCGCTTTTGCGCTTGATGCGTGCGTTGTAATATAATGGCAGAGCCACGGCTATAAACCGTTCCAGACAAAGCATCACAAGATTATAGGTCGAAACTACGAATAACATCCATAAGAGAGTACTTGAAAACCAAAACCGGCAGAGAAATTCACCCCAGGGACCGACTTCCGGTATCGCGATACCACTAAACGTATATAACAAGATAAGTTGAATCGAGGTGCATAGATCAACAAAGGCTTGGTTTAAAATCAAGAAATTGGTAGTGGTTGGCTTTTTCCGTAAGGCAGACGATATGACGATACATACCAA encodes the following:
- the LOC139975094 gene encoding allatostatin-A receptor-like, giving the protein MNVDVSTSYPEGVHSTYLSINVVTTPPVADIKQSVLRVLFVLIGIVGTFGNALVCIVISSALRKKPTTTNFLILNQAFVDLCTSIQLILLYTFSGIAIPEVGPWGEFLCRFWFSSTLLWMLFVVSTYNLVMLCLERFIAVALPLYYNARIKRKSALYMILFCWIVAPFVHFYYPIFFDYNENGICMKHLERRSAFIMGFVIIVWEFFVPFVLMSVLYICIMAALRHQQRRVHGTGHLSQNQTKTKTEGQMASLAVPQKPISLVSSSSKHPSGQGDSNAPIIVTSEQPMEASTNSSSAQASSSQGRTGQKQINSSQRLRRNLTFTLLAVFVMFGLCWLPNHMTFFLFSIGKAQLGTTWHDFTLVLAYMNMSVNPFIYAWKYRQFQQGFKAIFYRHICGRKTNDTEVVGYQFSHSSATYNNREASTKRKYGQSSPMNLPSENLVEEPAIDLLSNDVINHVSRAEKA